From Halanaerobium saccharolyticum subsp. saccharolyticum DSM 6643:
CCACTAATAAATTTAAAATTACATAAATAACTGCAACAAAAATTATGGAAGCTTGAATAACTGGGATATCACGACGCATTATTGCATTAATTGCCATAAAACCAGTACCAGGAATTACAAATATTGTTTCTACTATCCAGGTCCCCCCCAAAAGCACTGCAAAATTATGCCCAATTACAGTAATTACAGGCAGCATAGAATTTTTCAAAGCATGTTTGAAAACTATAGAATAAACAGATAAGCCTTTACTCTTTGCTGTTCTAATATAGTCCTGTTTTAAAGTATCAAGCATTGCACTTCTAGTCATTCGAGCTATTAAGCCCGCCTGCATAAAAGCAAGTGTCACAGCCGGTAGAATTATATAACGTAATGTGCCAAAACCTGCTTCATTAAATGGTTCATAACCGCTAACCGGAAACCAACCCAGTTTAACTGAAAAAAAATACATTAAAATCAACGCAAGCCAAAAACTGGGAATGGAAATCCCTAAAAGTGATACTGTAATTGAAAATTGATCTAAAATCTGTCGATGCTTAACAGCGGCTAGAATCCCCAAAAGGACTCCGGCTGTAATTCCTAAAATTTCAGCCAAAATAGCAATTAAAAATGTGGGCCTCAGTCTTTCCGCCAAAACTTGCGAGACAGGTGCATTTAAATAAAGTGATTCTCCAAAATTCCCTCTCATTATATTAGCCAACCATCTAAAAAATCTCACAATTAAAGGCTGATCAAAACCAAGAGCAGCTTCTAATCTAGCAACCTCGGCTTCTGACGCCATATTGCCCAGAATAACTCTAACAGGGTCCCCGGGCATTAAATTTGTTATAAAAAAAGCAATTAAAGCTACAATAAAGATTATAGGAATTAATAGTAATATTCTTTTTATTATATAATTTCTCATTTTTCCACTTCCTGAGTGTAATAACATTTATATCTTATAATTCATTTTATCACAACCATATCGCTTAATCAATCGAGAATGATTGCTGATTGGACCAATTATAATTAATTTATTGAATGAATTCTAGTTAACATTTTACATTTTTGAGATAGCAGTACCTTTTTAAATACACTTCAAATTAAAAAAACCACCATTGATGGTGGTTTTTTTAATAAAATTAGTAGCTCATTAAGCTTTAGCAGCAAAAGCCTTTGCTATCTTAGCACCTACAACTGCATTGTTTCTTACTAAAGCAATATTTGTTTCTAAACTTTTCCCATCAGTTATTTCTTTAATTCTATCCAATAAAAATGGGGTTAACTCTTTGCCAGAAATTCTTTTCTCTTTAGCTTCAGCTAATGCCTGTTCAATTTTTTCATTAATAACTGAGTATTCGATTTCATCAGCTTCTGGCACTGGATTAGCGATTAAAACTCCTCCGTCTAAACCAAGTTCCCATTTTGCTCGTAAAATATCGGCTGTGTGTTCTGGGCTTTCTAATTTATAGTCACAATTAAATCCACTGTGTCGGCTGTAGAATGCTGGTAGTTCTTCTGTTTGATAACCAAGAACAGGAACCCCAAAAGTTTCTAATTTTTCTAAAGTTAAACCCAAATCTAATATTGATTTAGCACCAGCTGCAATTACTGCAACTGAAGTTTTCTTTAACTCTTCTAGATCAGCTGAAATATCAAAAGTTTTTTCTGCTCCTCTGTGTACTCCACCAACTCCACCAGTAACAAAGATTTTAATTCCAGCTAAATCTGCTGCAATCATGGTTCCAGCTACTGTTGTTGCACCATGTTTTTTTTCTGCTAATACAATTGGTAGATCACGCCGACTAACTTTAATTACTTCTTTGGATTCGCCTAAAAATTCAACCTCTTCTTTAGTTAAGCCAACTTTTATTTTGCCATCAATAATTCCAATAGTCGCTGGCACTGCACCATTAGCTCTAATTATATCTTCAATCTCTAATGCTGTTTCTATATTTTGAGGATATGGCATTCCATGAGCAATTATTGTTGATTCCAAAGCTACAACAGCTTTACCAGTGTTTAGTGCCTCTTTTACTTCCTCTTTGACCACTAAATATTTTTCTAAATTTTTCAT
This genomic window contains:
- a CDS encoding pseudouridine-5'-phosphate glycosidase — its product is MKNLEKYLVVKEEVKEALNTGKAVVALESTIIAHGMPYPQNIETALEIEDIIRANGAVPATIGIIDGKIKVGLTKEEVEFLGESKEVIKVSRRDLPIVLAEKKHGATTVAGTMIAADLAGIKIFVTGGVGGVHRGAEKTFDISADLEELKKTSVAVIAAGAKSILDLGLTLEKLETFGVPVLGYQTEELPAFYSRHSGFNCDYKLESPEHTADILRAKWELGLDGGVLIANPVPEADEIEYSVINEKIEQALAEAKEKRISGKELTPFLLDRIKEITDGKSLETNIALVRNNAVVGAKIAKAFAAKA
- a CDS encoding ABC transporter permease — protein: MRNYIIKRILLLIPIIFIVALIAFFITNLMPGDPVRVILGNMASEAEVARLEAALGFDQPLIVRFFRWLANIMRGNFGESLYLNAPVSQVLAERLRPTFLIAILAEILGITAGVLLGILAAVKHRQILDQFSITVSLLGISIPSFWLALILMYFFSVKLGWFPVSGYEPFNEAGFGTLRYIILPAVTLAFMQAGLIARMTRSAMLDTLKQDYIRTAKSKGLSVYSIVFKHALKNSMLPVITVIGHNFAVLLGGTWIVETIFVIPGTGFMAINAIMRRDIPVIQASIIFVAVIYVILNLLVDLSYAFLNPKIRYQ